From the genome of Colletotrichum destructivum chromosome 10, complete sequence, one region includes:
- a CDS encoding Putative AAA+ ATPase domain, ATPase, AAA-type, core, which produces MSHQFHVAGASHALLDPWSHGLGIMKDVLTRWSELDITQIGSLIAIAGTLPAAWRLLQHAWREASACVARFFLASVTIPGGDPVNRGVVKWILANRPRHYRSFTGRTEVGRATSDRAAALKKTRHAVQYCPHWTSRWLWFAGGLLVVTRAVGDFGSALSDPSYDGIGGEDLTISCLGWSAEPVRSFIETCREYADRQTQYFVLIYSRDRYGMSWKPKARKPLRHLDTVHFDHAVKRELLADIRNYLDPTTQMRYQSRSMPYRRGYLFYGPPGTGKSSLSVAIAGEFGLDLYEVKVPSVATDADLEQMFQEIPPRCVVLLEDIDAVWVERSTTSSSSSSSNNNFHERNGNGRAHSPEGSNVPNCTLSGLLNVLDGVGSQEGRIVIMTTNRPEQLDGALVRPGRVDMKVLLGNISRRSAEDMFVRMFSPDLGCTAHLDMDEIRRLAARFSSQIPEDAFTPSQLQGFFQVHLESPYDAVESVGVWVERELARTQYKGFELVAANGTA; this is translated from the coding sequence ATGTCACACCAGTtccacgtcgccggcgcgAGCCACGCCCTGCTCGATCCGTGGTctcacggcctcggcatcatgAAGGACGTCCTCACCCGCTGGTCCGAGCTCGACATCACCCAGATCGGCTCCCTCATCGCCATTGCCGGCACCCTCCCCGCCGCCTGGCGCCTCCTGCAGCACGCCTGGCGCGAGGCCTCTGCCTGCGTCGCCCGCTTCTTCCTGGCCTCCGTGACCATCCCCGGCGGCGACCCCGTCAACCGGGGCGTTGTGAAATGGATTCTCGCCAACCGGCCCCGGCACTACCGCTCCTTCACCGGCCGCACCGAGGTCGGACGCGCAACCTCGGaccgcgccgccgctctcAAGAAGACCCGCCACGCCGTCCAGTACTGCCCGCACTGGACCTCGCGGTGGCTCTGGTTCGCCGGCGGTCTCCTCGTGGTCACCCGCGCCGTCGGGGACTTTGGCTCCGCCCTCTCGGATCCCAGCTacgacggcatcggcggcgaggacctAACCATCAGCTGCCTCGGCTGGTCAGCGGAACCCGTGCGGTCCTTCATCGAGACCTGCCGCGAGTACGCCGACCGGCAGACGCAGTACTTTGTCCTTATCTACTCGCGCGACCGTTACGGCATGTCGTGGAAGCCCAAGGCCCGCAAGCCCCTCCGCCACCTCGACACCGTCCACTTCGACCACGCCGTCAAGCGTGAGCTGCTGGCCGACATCCGCAACTACCTCGACCCCACGACCCAGATGCGCTACCAGAGCCGCAGCATGCCGTACCGCAGGGGCTACCTCTTCTACGGCCCGCCCGGCACCGGCAAGTCGTCCCTGTCCgtggccatcgccggcgagtTCGGCCTGGATCTGTACGAGGTCAAGGTCCCCAGTgtcgccaccgacgccgacctcgagcagATGTTCCAAGAGATCCCGCCGCGCTGCGTCGTCCTGCTTGAGGACATTGACGCCGTCTGGGTCGAGCGCTCCACcacctcttcgtcctcgtcgtcgtccaacAACAACTTCCACGAAAggaacggcaacggcagagCGCACTCGCCCGAGGGCAGCAACGTGCCCAACTGCACCCTCTCCGGCCTGCTCAacgtccttgacggcgtcggctcCCAGGAGGGCCGCATCGTCATCATGACCACCAACCGCcccgagcagctcgacggcgccctcgtccgcccAGGCCGCGTCGACATGAAGGTCCTCCTCGGTAACATCAGCCGGCGGTCGGCCGAGGACATGTTCGTGCGCATGTTCTCGCCCGATCTCGGGTGCACGGCGCAcctcgacatggacgagatCCGGCGGCTCGCGGCGCGCTTCTCGAGCCAGATCCCCGAGGACGCCTTCACGCCCTCGCAGCTGCAGGGTTTCTTCCAGGTGCACCTCGAGAGCCCGTACGACGCGGTGGAGTCCGTCGGCGTCTGGGTCGAGAGGGAGCTTGCGAGGACCCAGTACAAGGGGTTCGAGTTAGTCGCTGCCAACGGAACGGCCTAA